CTTCGATTTTAGCTTGTTTTTCAGCCTCTAATCTTTTTTGTTCTTCAATTTTTGCCTTTTCAGCAGCTTTTTTAGCCTCTTCTTCAGCTTTTTTCTTTGCTATTTCCTGTTGTTTATAATACTCTCTTTTAACTTCCATTAATTTTATAGGATCATCTATAGTCCCTGGTTTATACTCAACTATTGGTGTAGCTCCTGAACATCCTGTCACTGCTGCTGCTAAAATTAACATTCCCGCAATATATATTTTTTTTCTCATATTCCTCCCTAAGTTAACCTTAATTTTGGTTTCCTCTAACAGCACTTATCTTTTGGAAATCTGAAACGATTCCCTCATTTACTGCAAGTGACTGTTCTAGTTTGCCTAAATACTCTTTATATTTTTTTGTTAAGGCATCAAAATCATCTTTAAAATATCTATTTTCCCTCTCGATACTTGCATTAGCAATTTTTTCTTTAACTGTAGCTATAGCTTCATTTAACTGCACAATTTTTTGTTCAGCAAGCTGACAGTTTACTTTTTCTTCTTCAAATCTTGCATTTTCTTCATTTACTAACTGTTGGTATTGTGCATCTAAATCTTGAAATTCTGCCGTAATGTCCTGTGAAGCATAAACCTGAGATACCAACAATGTTGCAAAAAGTACTACTAAAACTTTCTTCATAATGTCCTCCTTTTATTCGTTATGGGGATATTGGTCTCCATTTTTATACTTATTTTGACTTATTAAAACTTTCTTTTTTTTGTCAAAAAAATGTTCTCTATTTTTTCGCAATTTTATCACGAATAAAATAATTTTTCAACTATTAAAGTAATATATAAAAAAATTTAACTTTTAAAACCATATGAACTGTCTTAATTAAATATCTTTTGAATGATTTCAAAATATTATTATTTTTTTATATCCTGTATGTTATATATTTAACTCTAGTAGATCAATTTCCTTGGGCGCTATGTCGTTCATTTTTATGGATACGGTTAACAGAAAAATTATTGATATTGCGGAAAATAGGCAACTTGATTCATTAGAAAGCTATTTTTCTAAATTTTCCTTTGGATATCATTGCTTTTCTAGCCTCAGAAAACGTATCATGACAATTAAAGAACTAATTGATAGTAATACATGTAATATTTAAAGTTTGAATTTATTCAGCGTTTTTGTGATACCAAAATTTAAATATTAATGAAAATAAAGAGTGATTTAACAAAGAAAGAAAAAGATTTTGATAACTCGGTTAAACCTGAATCATCAAAATCTTATGAATTTTTATTTTGTTTTAGTTCATCAACACTTGATCTATACCCCTCTTACTAGACACAACAGTAAAGGGGATACGCAGTACCTGTAAAATACAAGAAACATCCATAAGTATTTGACTTTTAATTTAATATTTCCAGAAAAATGGGTACATATAACAATTGTAGCCTTTTTTATATCCGCCTAAATAAAAGAACAAAGACCTCAATTGGCAGCCTTTTAATCTGAATTACTATTTAGTTCTTAATGATTCGATTTTTTGGAAATCAGCTATAACAGCTTTTTGTCCTTCCATATCTACTGATAATTTTTGAAGAACTTTTTCATATTTTTTAGCCAGTTCTTGATATTGTTGTTTGTAGAATTTAGTATCTGATTCTGTAGCTAATTTTTGAGCTCTTTTAGTTAATTCTGAATAAACTTTTTCATTTTCAGCTAAAGCCACTCTTGCTGCATCTGCTTGAGCTTTTTCCTCTTTAAATCTAGTGTCCTCTTGAGTAGATAGGTTTTGATATTCAGCATCCAATAATTTTAATTCATCTAATAAATCAATTGAATCTGCGAACACTGTTGTTGATACTAATAATATTGATAATACTAATAATCTTTTCATCTTTTACCTCCGATTGTGTTTATGATTTCATTTACTCCCTTATTAAATTATATCTAACTCCGTCATAAATTACAATAGATTTTTTATCATTTATCTAAAATAGATTAAAAGAATAAATTAATCCAAGAAAAAACAATCCATCTCTCATATAAAATTTATATTTTATATAACTATTAAAATTATTATTTTAACGATTATAAAATATAATGTAACAAAAATAAAATATAAAAACTCGTAATCACTTCATATAAGTGTAAG
The window above is part of the Fusobacterium sp. DD2 genome. Proteins encoded here:
- a CDS encoding adhesion protein FadA produces the protein MKRLLVLSILLVSTTVFADSIDLLDELKLLDAEYQNLSTQEDTRFKEEKAQADAARVALAENEKVYSELTKRAQKLATESDTKFYKQQYQELAKKYEKVLQKLSVDMEGQKAVIADFQKIESLRTK
- a CDS encoding adhesion protein FadA, whose amino-acid sequence is MKKVLVVLFATLLVSQVYASQDITAEFQDLDAQYQQLVNEENARFEEEKVNCQLAEQKIVQLNEAIATVKEKIANASIERENRYFKDDFDALTKKYKEYLGKLEQSLAVNEGIVSDFQKISAVRGNQN